One Rosa chinensis cultivar Old Blush chromosome 5, RchiOBHm-V2, whole genome shotgun sequence genomic region harbors:
- the LOC112165427 gene encoding metal tolerance protein 10, with amino-acid sequence MVTELRTDSLDYRTELLSPDLTRETVTLPSEPAWRLNMDGFKLPAERNNMDPFFGFGSFVQSLRTKRKVAQYYRRQNKLLKGFNELDSFSEMGFWPGSLTKDEMTQLERSERIAIYASNAANLVLFLAKVYASIQSRSLAVIASTLDSLLDLLSGFILWFTASAMRKPNQYHYPIGKTRMQPVGIVVFASVMATLGLQILFESGRQLVMKTQPDKDPEKEKWMIGIMVSVTIVKIVLTVYCRRFKNEIVRAYAQDHLFDVITNAIGLASAVLAVRFYWWIDPIGAIIIALYTMANWAKTVMDNVWSLIGKTAPAEYLAKLTYLIWNHDKEIKHIETVRAYTFGVNYFVEVHVVLPGDMSLSDAHNIGEALQEKLENLPEVERAFVHVDVDITHKPEHKPKG; translated from the exons ATGGTGACAGAACTTCGAACAGATTCTTTGGATTACCGCACAGAGCTGTTGTCGCCGGATCTGACAAGAGAGACTGTGACACTGCCAAGTGAGCCGGCGTGGCGGCTCAATATGGATGGCTTCAAGCTTCCAGCTGAGAGAAACAACATGGATCCTTTTTTTGGCTTTGGCTCTTTTGTTCAGTCATTAC GGACGAAAAGAAAGGTTGCACAGTATTACAGGAGGCAGAACAAACTTCTCAAAGGTTTCAATGAATTAGACTCATTTTCTGAAATGGGTTTTTGGCCTGGAAGTTTAACAAAG GATGAGATGACACAGCTTGAAAGGAGTGAAAGGATAGCAATATATGCATCCAATGCGGCTAATTTGGTGCTCTTCCTAGCAAAAGTGTATGCTTCTATTCAGAGCAGATCATTGGCAGTAATAGCTTCAACTTTGGACTCCCTCTTAGACCTCTTGTCAGGGTTCATCCTTTGGTTTACAGCTTCTGCAATGAGAAAACCAAATCAGTATCACTACCCGATTGGCAAGACTCGGATGCAACCTGTG GGAATTGTTGTTTTTGCATCAGTAATGGCAACTCTTGGATTGCAAATTTTGTTTGAATCAGGCCGACAACTTGTCATGAAG ACTCAACCTGATAAGGACCCAGAGAAAGAGAAATGGATGATAGGGATAATGGTCTCTGTCACAATAGTCAAGATTGTTCTAACGGTATACTGTCGAAGATTCAAAAACGAAATTGTTCGAGCATATGCTCAAGATCATCTATTTGATGTCATCACTAATGCAATTGGTCTTGCATCAGCAGTGTTAGCAGTCAGGTTTTACTGGTGGATCGATCCAATTGGAGCTATCATC ATTGCTTTGTATACAATGGCGAATTGGGCAAAAACAGTGATGGACAATGTGTGGTCGCTAATTGGGAAGACAGCACCAGCAGAGTACTTGGCCAAGTTAACATATCTAATTTGGAACCATGACAAGGAGATCAAGCACATTGAGACAGTGAGAGCATACACATTTGGTGTTAACTATTTTGTAGAGGTTCATGTAGTCTTACCTGGGGACATGTCTCTCAGTGATGCACATAATATCGGAGAGGCACTCCAAGAAAAGCTTGAGAATCTTCCTGAGGTTGAACGAGCTTTTGTTCATGTTGATGTTGACATTACTCACAAGCCAGAGCACAAGCCAAAGGGATGA
- the LOC112167727 gene encoding programmed cell death protein 2, translated as MEGGLRGDGTEELKGLRITSLDDESDEEELQQKEEIVVDDDEEEEEEDEEARDSVVLGFVKRPKKASSLLRHFFPSKAGGVPAWLDPENLPSGRSCLCDLCGEPLQFMLQVYAPEEKPSTFHRTLFVFMCTSMACLRRDQHEQWKCHRDNPSRSVKVFRCQLPRDNPFYPSEPPKKGTEPPLARAALCNWCGTWKGIKRCTGCRQTLYCSEKHWVKHSRSGHESDCQRMRISSQLVEGSSATAENPSSVVQKVASKALWPEYKIIQEFESAYDTRMPDDNVNANSMVSRNQMDDGLMSIADNFAGDGEKKSWASFQERIDLAPEQVLRYCRSSGAKPLWPLTSGRPSKADIPKCHYCDGPLCFEFQILPQLLYYFHVKNDADSLDWATIVVYTCEASCDASVAYKEEFAWVQIS; from the exons ATGGAGGGTGGTCTGAGAGGTGACGGAACAGAAGAGCTTAAGGGTCTTCGAATCACCTCACTGGATGATGAGAGTGATGAAGAAGAACTAcaacagaaagaagaaattgttgtagatgatgatgaggaggaagaggaagaagatgaagaagcaagAGATTCTgtggttttaggttttgtgaaAAGGCCCAAAAAAGCCAGCTCTCTTCTACGCCATTTCTTCCCTTCAAAGGCTGGAGGAGTTCCT GCTTGGTTGGATCCAGAAAATTTGCCATCCGGAAGATCGTGTCTTTGTGATCTATGTGGTGAACCTTTGCAATTTATGCTTCAG GTGTATGCACCAGAGGAGAAGCCATCCACATTTCATCGAacattgtttgtttttatgtgTACGTCAATGGCGTGTCTTCGTCGAGATCAACATGAGCAATGGAAATGCCATCGGGACAACCCTTCCAGAAG TGTGAAGGTTTTCCGCTGCCAATTACCTCGTGATAATCCTTTCTACCCAAGTGAGCCCCCAAAGAAGGGTACTGAGCCTCCATTGGCTAGAG CTGCACTCTGCAATTGGTGTGGTACCTGGAAAGGGATTAAACGCTGTACTGGTTGCAGACAAACACTTTATTGCTCAGAGAAACATTGG GTCAAGCATTCCCGCTCCGGTCATGAATCTGACTGTCAGCGTATGAGGATAAGTTCTCAGTTGGTTGAAGGTAGCTCTGCTACCGCTGAAAACCCTTCTTCTGTAGTCCAGAAAG TTGCAAGCAAAGCTTTATGGCCTGAATACAAGATCATACAGGAGTTTGAAAGTGCTTATGACACACGGATGCCTGATGATAATGTGAATGCTAACTCCATGGTCTCTAGGAACCagatggatgatggattgaTGTCAATAGCAGACAATTTCGCG GGTGATGGTGAGAAAAAGAGCTGGGCCTCATTTCAAGAGCGAATAGACCTGGCCCCTGAACAAGTATTAAG GTATTGTAGGAGTTCTGGTGCTAAACCCCTATGGCCCCTGACTAGCGGCCGACCATCAAAGGCTGACATTCCTAAATGCCATTATTGTGATGGTCCATTGTGTTTTGAATTTCAG ATTTTGCCTCAGTTGCTATATTACTTTCATGTGAAGAATGATGCAGACTCTCTTGATTGGGCTACAATTGTTGTGTATACATGTGAAGCCTCTTGTGATGCCAGTGTGGCGTACAAAGAAGAATTTGCTTGGGTCCAAATTTCTTAG
- the LOC112165426 gene encoding metal tolerance protein 10 has product MVTEIRTDSLDYRTELLSPDLTAGSVTLPSDSPAWRLNMDGVKLPAERNNMSSCFGLGSYVESLRRQKKVAEYYKRQNKLLKGFNELDSFSELGSWPGSLTEDEKKELATSERIAIYASNAANLALFLAKVYASVESRSLAVIASTLDSLLDLLSGFILWFTAHAMRKPNQYSYPIGKHRMQPVGIVVFASVMATLGLQILFESGRQLVSKTQPDKDPEKEKWMIGIMVSATVIKFILMAYCRRFKNEIVQAYAQDHLFDVITNGIGLASAVLAIRFYWWIDPVGAIIIALYTIGNWANTVMENVWSLIGKTAPAEYLAKLTYLIWNHDKQIKHIDTVRAYTFGINYFVEVDIVLPGEMSLSEAHNIGEALQEKLENLPEVERAFVHVDVDITHKPEHKPKST; this is encoded by the exons ATGGTGACAGAAATTCGAACAGATTCTTTGGACTACCGGACTGAGTTGTTGTCGCCGGATCTGACAGCAGGGAGTGTGACACTGCCAAGTGATTCGCCGGCATGGCGGCTCAATATGGATGGAGTCAAGCTTCCAGCTGAGAGAAACAATATGAGTTCTTGTTTTGGCTTAGGCTCTTATGTTGAGTCATTAA GGAGGCAAAAGAAAGTTGCAGAATATTACAAGAGGCAGAATAAACTTCTCAAAGGATTCAATGAATTAGACTCATTTTCTGAATTGGGTTCTTGGCCTGGAAGTTTAACAGAG GATGAGAAGAAAGAACTTGCAACCAGCGAAAGGATAGCAATATATGCATCGAATGCGGCTAACTTGGCGTTGTTCCTAGCAAAAGTGTATGCTTCAGTTGAGAGCAGATCCTTGGCAGTTATAGCTTCAACTTTGGATTCCCTCCTAGACCTCTTGTCAGGGTTCATCCTTTGGTTTACAGCTCATGCAATGAGAAAACCAAATCAGTATAGCTACCCGATTGGTAAGCATCGGATGCAGCCCGTG GGAATTGTTGTTTTTGCATCTGTAATGGCAACTCTTGGACTACAAATTCTGTTTGAATCGGGGCGGCAACTTGTCAGTAAG ACTCAACCTGATAAGGACCCggagaaagaaaaatggatGATAGGGATCATGGTCTCTGCCACAGTAATCAAGTTCATTCTAATGGCATACTGCCGCAGATTCAAAAACGAGATTGTTCAAGCATATGCTCAAGATCATCTATTTGATGTCATTACTAATGGAATTGGTCTTGCATCCGCAGTTTTAGCAATCAGGTTTTATTGGTGGATCGATCCTGTTGGAGCCATCATT ATTGCTTTGTATACAATTGGGAATTGGGCAAACACTGTGATGGAGAATGTGTGGTCACTAATTGGCAAGACAGCACCAGCAGAGTACTTAGCCAAGTTGACATATCTAATTTGGAACCATGACAAGCAGATCAAGCACATTGACACAGTGAGAGCATATACATTTGGTATTAACTACTTTGTGGAGGTCGACATAGTCTTACCCGGAGAGATGTCCCTTAGTGAAGCACATAATATTGGAGAGGCACTCCAAGAAAAGCTTGAGAATCTTCCTGAGGTTGAACGAGCTTTTGTTCATGTGGATGTTGATATTACTCACAAGCCAGAGCACAAGCCAAAGAGTACATAA
- the LOC112167728 gene encoding 50S ribosomal protein L17 translates to MTKLRKLNRTTAHRISMLRTMVSQLVKHERIETTVAKAKEVRRQADRMVQLGKDGSLCAARRAAAFVRGDDVIHKLFTELAYRYKDRVGGYTRLLRTRIRVGDAAPMAYIEFIDRENELRESKPPAPQPPPPRVPLDPWARSKLCKQFAPPKEDKNKSSEI, encoded by the coding sequence ATGACCAAGTTAAGGAAGCTGAACCGAACCACAGCTCATCGCATATCCATGCTGAGGACAATGGTGTCGCAGTTGGTGAAGCACGAGCGCATTGAAACCACCGTTGCCAAGGCAAAAGAGGTTCGACGTCAGGCTGATAGAATGGTGCAGCTTGGAAAAGATGGTTCACTCTGTGCGGCGAGGCGTGCTGCTGCTTTTGTGCGTGGGGATGATGTAATTCACAAGCTATTTACCGAACTGGCCTATCGATACAAAGATCGAGTAGGTGGATATACAAGACTGCTTCGGACACGTATACGAGTTGGTGATGCTGCACCCATGGCCTATATTGAGTTCATTGACAGAGAAAATGAGCTCAGAGAATCAAAACCACCGGCCCctcaaccaccaccaccaagagTTCCCTTGGATCCTTGGGCAAGATCCAAGCTTTGCAAGCAGTTTGCACCCCctaaagaagataaaaacaagAGCTCCGAGATTTGA